In one Streptomyces sp. NBC_01288 genomic region, the following are encoded:
- a CDS encoding phosphotransferase has product MDTDLPESAILPLIEEHTGPVAGIHRTERGFSSDLTALADCARGPFFVKAMRNRSGGRRESLIRERRINAYLGHISPHLLWDVEVEDWLVLGFEVVDGRSSDFAPDSTDLALVIDAIGEIGRLSLPRIAQDWTETRWDRFASDSSEAELFRGDSLLHTDINPSNFIMVNRRVWAVDWAWPTRGAGFIDPALLVLQLVAAGHTPGSAEKWAERLPAWREAAPQAVDAFAAANLRMYRAAAGRKPDVDWLKAMADACQTWVEHRGVATE; this is encoded by the coding sequence ATGGACACCGATCTCCCCGAATCCGCGATCCTCCCCCTGATCGAGGAGCACACGGGCCCCGTGGCTGGGATCCACCGGACCGAGCGCGGCTTCAGCTCGGACCTGACGGCCTTGGCCGACTGTGCCAGGGGTCCCTTCTTCGTCAAGGCCATGCGCAACCGGTCGGGTGGCCGGCGGGAGTCCCTCATCAGGGAAAGGCGGATCAACGCCTACCTCGGGCACATCTCCCCGCACCTGCTGTGGGACGTGGAAGTCGAAGACTGGTTGGTCCTGGGCTTCGAAGTAGTCGACGGCCGGTCGTCCGACTTCGCGCCGGACTCGACTGACCTGGCCCTGGTGATTGATGCGATCGGCGAGATCGGTCGGTTGTCCCTCCCCCGGATCGCCCAGGACTGGACCGAGACGCGGTGGGACCGGTTCGCCTCGGACAGCTCTGAGGCCGAGTTGTTCCGGGGCGACTCGCTTCTCCACACGGACATCAATCCAAGCAACTTCATCATGGTGAACCGGCGAGTGTGGGCCGTGGACTGGGCATGGCCGACCCGAGGCGCGGGGTTCATCGATCCTGCCCTCCTGGTCCTCCAGCTTGTTGCGGCCGGGCACACCCCGGGCAGTGCCGAGAAGTGGGCGGAGCGGTTGCCCGCATGGCGTGAGGCGGCCCCGCAGGCGGTCGATGCTTTCGCCGCCGCCAACCTGCGGATGTACCGGGCCGCTGCCGGCCGGAAGCCCGACGTGGACTGGTTGAAGGCCATGGCCGACGCATGCCAGACGTGGGTCGAACACAGAGGGGTCGCCACGGAGTAG
- a CDS encoding dihydrodipicolinate synthase family protein: MTFPAPLTGVVPPVCTPLTPDREVDVRSLLRLVDHLVEAGVHGLFLLGSTSEAAYLTDRQRRYVVESVVAHVGGQLPVLAGAIDMTTPRVLDHVAAVTDAGADAVVVTAPFYTRTHPAEIARHYRLIAAASSVPVVAYDLPASVHTKLPSDLVLELAAEGVLAGLKDSSGDLGGFRTVVTGARVHPDITGFSVLTGSELFVDSALALGADGAVPGLANVDPHGYVRLDALCRAGDWSRARAEQERLCALFGLVGVGDPARMGGSSSALGAFKAALHLRGVIECAATAEPQVSLSAGEVERVGKFLAGAGLL; encoded by the coding sequence ATGACCTTCCCCGCCCCGCTCACCGGTGTCGTACCGCCCGTCTGCACGCCCCTGACACCGGACCGCGAGGTGGACGTCCGTTCGCTTCTCAGGCTTGTCGATCATCTGGTCGAGGCGGGGGTGCACGGGCTGTTTCTGCTCGGGTCGACGTCGGAGGCGGCGTATCTGACGGACCGGCAGCGGAGGTATGTCGTCGAGTCGGTGGTGGCTCATGTCGGCGGCCAACTCCCGGTGCTGGCAGGGGCGATCGACATGACCACGCCTCGGGTTCTGGACCATGTGGCCGCCGTGACGGACGCGGGTGCGGACGCGGTCGTAGTGACCGCGCCCTTCTACACGCGCACCCATCCCGCCGAGATCGCCCGCCACTACCGCCTCATCGCCGCCGCGTCGTCGGTCCCTGTGGTCGCCTACGACCTTCCCGCCTCCGTCCATACGAAGTTGCCGTCCGACCTCGTCCTCGAACTCGCCGCCGAGGGGGTTCTGGCCGGGCTCAAGGACTCCAGCGGAGATCTTGGGGGCTTTCGTACGGTGGTGACCGGCGCGCGTGTCCATCCGGACATCACCGGGTTCAGTGTCCTCACCGGTTCCGAACTGTTCGTCGACTCCGCGTTGGCGCTGGGCGCGGACGGGGCGGTGCCCGGTCTCGCCAACGTCGATCCGCACGGGTACGTCCGTCTCGACGCGCTGTGCCGGGCCGGCGACTGGTCGCGCGCGCGGGCCGAGCAGGAACGGCTGTGCGCGTTGTTCGGGCTGGTGGGTGTCGGTGATCCGGCGCGGATGGGAGGCAGTTCGTCGGCGCTGGGGGCGTTCAAGGCGGCGCTGCATCTGCGGGGCGTGATCGAGTGCGCGGCGACTGCGGAGCCTCAGGTGTCGTTGTCGGCGGGTGAGGTGGAGCGGGTGGGGAAGTTCTTGGCGGGGGCGGGGTTGTTGTGA
- a CDS encoding ABC transporter ATP-binding protein, producing the protein MSGALVELADAHVVHKARSGGLFSRDRVYALTGADLTIAAGETVGVVGESGCGKSTLAKVLVGVQRPTSGTVSFRGRDLWSMPEGERRAAVGTGIGMIFQDPSTALNRRLTIRQILRDPLDVHRRGTRAERDDRVRELMSLVGLPRALADGLPGQLSGGQRQRVAIARALALDPDLVVADEPTSALDVSVRAQILNLLLDLKERLGLALVFVSHDIQTVRRMSDRVITMYLGRIVEETPADQVTDRARHPYTRALFSATPGLLHPIDPIPLIGPVPSATRPPSGCPFRTRCWKADEVCASAMPDFSPASTPEHRYRCHHPVEEDLSTRDLVRQSRPLEPS; encoded by the coding sequence GTGAGCGGTGCACTGGTCGAGTTGGCGGATGCCCATGTCGTGCACAAGGCGCGCAGCGGTGGGCTGTTCAGCCGCGATCGGGTCTATGCCCTGACCGGCGCCGATCTCACCATCGCGGCCGGCGAGACGGTCGGCGTGGTCGGCGAGTCGGGCTGCGGAAAGTCCACGCTGGCCAAAGTGTTGGTGGGCGTACAGCGGCCGACGTCCGGCACGGTGTCCTTCCGGGGCCGGGACCTGTGGTCGATGCCGGAGGGCGAACGCCGGGCGGCCGTCGGCACGGGCATCGGCATGATCTTCCAGGACCCGTCGACCGCGCTGAACCGACGTCTGACGATTCGGCAGATACTGCGGGACCCGCTGGACGTGCATCGACGCGGGACGAGGGCCGAACGGGATGACCGGGTAAGGGAGTTGATGTCACTGGTCGGCCTCCCGCGCGCGCTCGCGGACGGCCTCCCCGGGCAGCTCTCGGGCGGCCAGCGCCAACGAGTCGCGATCGCAAGGGCGTTGGCGCTGGACCCCGACCTGGTGGTGGCCGACGAACCGACCAGCGCGCTGGACGTATCGGTCCGGGCCCAGATCCTCAACCTCCTCCTCGACCTGAAGGAACGGCTGGGCCTGGCCCTGGTGTTCGTGTCCCACGACATCCAGACGGTACGGCGGATGAGCGACCGTGTGATCACCATGTACCTGGGCCGGATCGTCGAGGAGACCCCGGCCGACCAGGTGACCGACCGGGCGCGGCACCCGTACACCCGCGCCCTGTTCTCGGCGACACCCGGGCTGCTCCACCCCATCGACCCGATCCCGCTGATCGGACCGGTTCCGTCGGCGACGCGACCGCCGAGCGGCTGCCCGTTCCGCACCCGCTGCTGGAAGGCGGACGAGGTGTGCGCATCCGCCATGCCGGACTTTTCGCCCGCGTCGACGCCGGAACATCGCTACCGCTGCCACCATCCTGTGGAGGAGGACCTGTCGACCCGAGACCTCGTTCGCCAAAGCCGCCCCCTGGAGCCTTCATGA
- a CDS encoding dipeptide/oligopeptide/nickel ABC transporter permease/ATP-binding protein, protein MFAQFPQFPRFSRKGLAETLSRPGIRLRGRHRLPLLSKVAVCFLAVVVLVALLAPLIAPHDPLDQQLPVDGTGHPSADHWMGQDSLGRDILSRLMYGARWSLAIGLGATALALVVGALIGAVAATSRKGVDETLMRCLDVVMAFPGIALAAVLVAVFGGGITVLICAIAFLFTPPVARVVRANVLDQYGEDYVTAERVIGARTPHIVIRHVAVNCAAPILVFCTVQVAEAIVFEASLSFIGAGVRPPDPSWGSVIADGKNMVLTGGWWATVFPGLLMLVTVLSLNILSEGVSDAWAAPAPREVDVRHDEDPLDAPEPGCGEVLPLPGLTEAALRLRSRARPLPDPDGQPVLAVENLAIGFEGRHHGVDIVDGISFEVRAGEVLGLVGESGCGKSLTALAVMGLEPKGARVRGHVRFNQRQLVGEPMRARRKLLGHEMAMVYQDALSSLNPAMTIRAQLKQVIRRGGHRGAGELLTMVGLDPDRTLRSYPHELSGGQRQRVLIAMALSRDPKLIVADEPTTALDVTVQAQVIELLLRLREELGFALILVSHDLALIADVTDRVVVMYGGQIVETGVTADLVESPAHHYTRGLLGSVLSLESAAERMTQIKGVVPSPADFPAGCRFADRCPLASDLCRMTAPGLVGPRTHAAACHHPAVDLVSTERGAVT, encoded by the coding sequence ATGTTCGCTCAGTTCCCCCAGTTCCCCCGGTTCTCCCGCAAGGGCCTCGCCGAGACCCTGTCCCGACCCGGCATCCGGCTGCGCGGCCGGCACCGGCTGCCGCTGCTGTCGAAGGTCGCGGTGTGCTTCCTGGCGGTCGTGGTGCTGGTGGCGTTGCTCGCGCCGCTCATCGCCCCGCACGACCCGCTGGACCAGCAACTGCCCGTCGACGGCACCGGGCACCCGTCCGCCGACCACTGGATGGGCCAGGACAGCCTGGGTCGGGACATCCTCAGCAGGCTGATGTACGGCGCCCGTTGGTCCCTCGCGATCGGGCTCGGGGCGACCGCGCTGGCCCTCGTCGTCGGCGCGCTGATCGGCGCGGTCGCCGCGACCTCCCGCAAGGGCGTCGACGAGACGCTGATGCGCTGCCTGGACGTGGTGATGGCGTTCCCCGGCATCGCGCTGGCGGCCGTACTGGTAGCGGTGTTCGGCGGCGGGATCACCGTGCTGATCTGCGCGATCGCGTTCCTGTTCACCCCGCCGGTGGCAAGGGTCGTACGGGCCAACGTACTTGACCAGTACGGCGAGGACTACGTGACCGCCGAGCGGGTGATCGGCGCCCGCACCCCGCACATCGTGATCCGGCACGTGGCCGTCAACTGCGCTGCTCCGATCCTGGTGTTCTGCACGGTGCAGGTCGCCGAGGCGATCGTCTTCGAGGCGTCGCTGTCCTTCATCGGGGCGGGCGTAAGGCCCCCGGACCCGTCCTGGGGCAGTGTCATCGCGGACGGCAAGAACATGGTGCTGACCGGGGGTTGGTGGGCGACGGTCTTCCCCGGCCTGCTGATGCTGGTCACGGTCCTCTCGCTGAACATACTGTCCGAGGGAGTCTCCGACGCGTGGGCGGCCCCGGCCCCGCGCGAGGTCGACGTACGACACGACGAGGACCCGCTGGACGCGCCCGAGCCCGGCTGCGGCGAGGTGCTCCCGCTCCCCGGCCTGACGGAGGCGGCGCTACGACTCCGGTCCCGCGCACGGCCGTTGCCCGACCCGGACGGCCAACCGGTCCTGGCGGTCGAGAACTTGGCGATCGGCTTCGAGGGCCGGCACCACGGCGTGGACATCGTCGACGGCATCAGTTTCGAGGTGCGGGCGGGTGAAGTCCTGGGCCTGGTGGGCGAGTCGGGCTGCGGCAAGTCGCTGACGGCGCTCGCGGTGATGGGCCTGGAGCCGAAGGGCGCGCGGGTTCGGGGCCATGTCCGTTTCAACCAGCGGCAGTTGGTGGGCGAGCCGATGAGAGCCCGCCGCAAACTGCTGGGCCACGAGATGGCGATGGTGTACCAGGACGCGCTGTCGTCCCTGAACCCGGCGATGACGATCCGCGCCCAGCTCAAGCAGGTGATACGGCGTGGAGGGCACCGTGGGGCGGGCGAGTTGCTGACGATGGTCGGCCTCGACCCGGACCGCACCCTGCGCAGCTACCCGCACGAACTCTCCGGCGGGCAGCGCCAACGCGTCCTGATCGCCATGGCGTTGTCCCGCGACCCGAAACTGATCGTCGCCGACGAACCGACGACCGCCCTGGATGTCACCGTGCAGGCGCAGGTCATAGAGCTACTGCTGCGCCTGCGCGAGGAGTTGGGCTTCGCGCTGATCCTCGTCTCGCACGACCTCGCGCTGATCGCCGACGTCACCGACCGGGTGGTGGTGATGTACGGCGGCCAGATCGTCGAGACGGGCGTGACCGCCGACCTGGTGGAGTCACCGGCCCACCACTACACGCGCGGCCTGCTGGGCAGCGTGCTGTCCCTGGAGTCGGCGGCCGAGCGGATGACCCAGATCAAGGGCGTCGTCCCCTCCCCCGCCGACTTCCCGGCCGGCTGCCGCTTCGCGGACCGCTGCCCGCTGGCGAGCGACCTGTGCCGTATGACGGCGCCGGGGCTGGTGGGCCCGCGTACGCACGCGGCGGCGTGCCACCATCCCGCGGTCGACCTGGTTTCGACGGAGAGGGGGGCGGTCACGTGA
- a CDS encoding ABC transporter permease, which produces MVTVVRILARRIVLLVPLMLGIVLFVFVVMRFSDVDPASAFFQGANPTPQQLHDFRERNGLLDPLPLRYVHFVGALLHGDLGTSALTRAPVVEQVTTALPLTLQLTFLGLVIAVVLSLLGGVTAAIYRDRLPDQIIRVVSLTGVAAPGFWLALLMIQYLAVDQGWFPTGGYINPADSLTGWLKTMALPALALSLPVAAQLTRIVRTSVVEELDKDYVRTAIGSGLPPRVVVGRNVLRNALMNPLTVLGLRVGYLLGGAVVIETIFSLPGMGKLMIDAVQNGDPAVVQGVVLTTATGFVVVNLVIDILYLLVNPRLRDAS; this is translated from the coding sequence ATGGTCACCGTCGTCAGGATTCTGGCCCGCCGTATCGTCCTGCTCGTGCCGCTGATGCTCGGCATCGTGCTGTTCGTGTTCGTGGTGATGCGCTTCTCGGACGTCGACCCGGCGTCCGCGTTCTTCCAGGGCGCCAACCCGACCCCGCAACAACTGCACGACTTCCGCGAGCGGAACGGCCTGCTCGATCCCCTGCCCCTCCGCTACGTCCATTTCGTGGGCGCCCTCCTCCACGGCGACCTGGGCACCAGCGCGCTGACCCGGGCACCGGTCGTCGAGCAGGTCACCACCGCGCTGCCGCTCACCCTCCAACTCACTTTCCTGGGACTGGTGATCGCGGTGGTGCTGTCGCTGCTCGGCGGGGTGACGGCGGCCATCTACCGTGACCGGCTGCCCGACCAGATCATCCGGGTCGTGTCGCTGACCGGGGTCGCCGCGCCCGGCTTCTGGCTGGCGCTGCTGATGATCCAGTACCTGGCCGTCGACCAGGGCTGGTTCCCGACCGGCGGCTACATCAACCCGGCGGACTCCCTCACCGGTTGGCTCAAGACGATGGCCCTCCCGGCGCTGGCGCTCTCACTCCCGGTGGCGGCCCAACTCACACGCATCGTACGGACGTCGGTGGTCGAGGAGCTGGACAAGGACTACGTCCGGACGGCGATCGGCAGCGGTCTGCCACCACGGGTCGTGGTCGGCCGGAACGTGCTCCGCAACGCCCTCATGAACCCACTGACCGTGCTGGGCCTGCGCGTTGGATACCTGCTCGGCGGTGCGGTCGTCATCGAGACCATCTTCTCCCTCCCCGGGATGGGCAAGTTGATGATCGACGCCGTGCAGAACGGCGACCCGGCCGTCGTCCAGGGCGTGGTGCTCACGACGGCGACCGGGTTCGTCGTCGTGAACCTCGTCATCGACATCCTCTATCTGCTGGTCAACCCGCGCCTGAGGGATGCCTCCTGA
- a CDS encoding ABC transporter substrate-binding protein, protein MREDVTQNVPALHRRAFLKYSGALGAAAAISSSLTACSSGPQSTNDTGGGGTGKNRTLTAVIGYGNDGSWDPTQTASAFAMAGNNHIYEGLIDTDPITRAPYPALATAVPKDTGGTSWKFTLRAGATFHDGQPVTADDVVFVFDRILDPKTTTLAQGFFASWLKEVRKIDARNVELVLKFPFPDGISRLTLAKIMPKHIFSKPGAWDDAIQGKAVGSGPYRQTAHHPKSNTTFAAFTGYNGPRPPAFKTMNWLTIVDAAPRVAKISGSSAGAQIADNIPYANIQRLRGGGMTVAGGAGMNNLFLMFNTRHKPFDDVRVRQALHYAIDTGKMVQVALRGHGKPSSSFLDTGNPAYRRAKTVYDYDPDKAKALLKAAGVSGLKINILAVNVSWIVDCLPTIKASWDAIGVRTTLSPQETTAVFTKMDQKQDYQVVAAASNPNQFGIDADLIMHYNYGPQNLWMGYARWAGNSVAKQLFKDMDQATREPDAAKKKTMIQDYIDTVAEQAVLYPVVHNELMTAWDPQKLTGIRAQPYPGINVLQAKWV, encoded by the coding sequence ATGCGCGAAGACGTGACCCAGAACGTGCCCGCGCTGCACCGCCGGGCGTTCCTGAAGTACTCCGGCGCGCTGGGCGCGGCCGCCGCGATCTCCTCGTCCCTGACGGCCTGTTCGTCGGGGCCGCAGTCGACGAACGACACCGGCGGCGGGGGCACCGGAAAGAACCGGACGCTGACCGCGGTGATCGGCTACGGCAACGACGGCAGCTGGGATCCGACGCAGACGGCGTCGGCGTTCGCCATGGCCGGCAACAACCACATCTACGAGGGGCTGATCGACACCGACCCGATCACCCGCGCGCCCTACCCGGCGCTGGCGACCGCCGTGCCGAAGGACACCGGCGGCACCTCGTGGAAGTTCACGCTGCGGGCGGGCGCCACGTTCCACGACGGGCAGCCGGTCACCGCCGACGACGTCGTCTTCGTCTTCGACCGCATCCTCGACCCGAAGACGACGACGCTCGCGCAGGGCTTCTTCGCCAGTTGGCTGAAGGAGGTCCGGAAGATCGACGCGCGGAACGTCGAGCTGGTCCTCAAGTTCCCTTTCCCTGACGGGATTTCACGCCTCACTCTCGCGAAGATCATGCCGAAGCACATCTTCTCGAAGCCCGGTGCCTGGGACGACGCGATCCAGGGCAAGGCGGTCGGCTCGGGGCCGTACCGGCAGACCGCGCACCACCCCAAGTCGAACACGACCTTCGCCGCGTTCACCGGCTACAACGGCCCGCGCCCGCCCGCCTTCAAGACCATGAACTGGCTGACGATCGTGGACGCGGCACCGCGCGTCGCCAAGATCTCCGGGTCGAGCGCGGGCGCGCAGATCGCCGACAACATCCCCTACGCCAACATCCAGCGGCTGCGCGGCGGCGGGATGACGGTCGCGGGCGGCGCCGGGATGAACAACCTGTTCCTGATGTTCAACACGCGGCACAAGCCCTTCGACGACGTACGGGTGCGCCAGGCGCTGCACTACGCGATCGACACCGGCAAGATGGTCCAAGTCGCCCTGCGGGGGCACGGAAAGCCGTCCTCGTCGTTCCTCGACACGGGCAACCCCGCCTACCGGCGCGCGAAGACGGTCTACGACTACGACCCCGACAAGGCGAAGGCACTGCTGAAGGCCGCCGGGGTCAGCGGGCTGAAGATCAACATCCTTGCGGTGAACGTGAGTTGGATCGTCGACTGCCTGCCGACCATCAAGGCGTCCTGGGACGCGATCGGCGTCAGGACGACCCTCTCCCCGCAGGAGACCACGGCCGTCTTCACCAAGATGGACCAGAAGCAGGACTACCAGGTCGTCGCCGCAGCCTCCAACCCCAACCAGTTCGGCATCGACGCGGACCTGATCATGCACTACAACTACGGCCCCCAGAACCTCTGGATGGGCTACGCCCGTTGGGCCGGAAACTCCGTCGCCAAACAGCTCTTCAAGGACATGGACCAGGCGACGCGGGAACCGGACGCGGCGAAGAAGAAGACGATGATCCAGGACTACATCGACACCGTCGCCGAACAGGCCGTGCTCTACCCGGTCGTCCACAACGAGCTGATGACCGCCTGGGACCCGCAGAAGCTGACAGGGATAAGGGCACAGCCCTACCCCGGCATCAACGTCCTCCAGGCCAAGTGGGTCTAG
- a CDS encoding FadR/GntR family transcriptional regulator, which yields MSGEPRNSRIQREVVQLILDRRLPPGAPLPTEAELMEALGISRNSVREALKALQALDIVEIRHGYGTYVGRASLTPLVDGLTFRTLARHEDDADALAEILQVREVLEEGLIHRVAATVTEPELDRLEAVVNRMEEAGRAGRPFPELDREFHELLYASLGNELVPQLLGAFWTVFRRVAGARGWTDDPAPGLTVRRHRDIVTALRARDVEGAQHAMADHFHGIEARAAQESRGVG from the coding sequence ATGTCCGGGGAGCCGAGGAACAGTCGGATACAGCGCGAGGTCGTCCAGCTGATCCTCGACCGCAGACTCCCGCCCGGTGCGCCGCTGCCCACCGAGGCCGAGCTGATGGAAGCCCTCGGCATCAGCAGGAACTCCGTCCGCGAGGCCCTCAAGGCGCTCCAGGCCCTGGACATCGTCGAGATCAGACACGGCTACGGCACCTACGTCGGCCGCGCCTCGCTGACCCCGCTCGTCGACGGCCTCACCTTCCGCACCCTCGCCCGCCACGAGGACGACGCGGACGCGCTGGCCGAGATCCTCCAGGTGCGCGAGGTGCTGGAGGAAGGCCTGATTCATCGGGTCGCCGCCACCGTCACCGAACCAGAACTGGACAGACTGGAAGCGGTGGTGAACCGGATGGAGGAGGCGGGCCGCGCCGGCCGCCCCTTCCCCGAACTCGACCGCGAATTCCACGAGTTGCTCTACGCCTCACTCGGCAACGAACTCGTCCCCCAACTCCTCGGCGCCTTCTGGACGGTGTTCCGCCGCGTCGCCGGCGCCCGCGGCTGGACCGACGACCCGGCCCCCGGACTCACCGTCCGCCGCCACCGCGACATCGTCACCGCACTGCGCGCCCGCGATGTCGAGGGCGCGCAGCACGCGATGGCGGACCACTTCCACGGCATCGAGGCGCGCGCGGCCCAGGAGTCACGGGGAGTGGGCTGA
- a CDS encoding phosphatase domain-containing protein, which yields MTEPWNPTATGVLRLPSGRLVRGRGLRRPLPADSSVPTYGVYLLGRRPPEVPWPARWLRWPDFRLPADRVEARAVLTEAWQRSLTERVELACGGGRGRTGTALACLAVLDGVPPGEAVGYVRAHYDRHAVETPWQRRYVAGFGPVSGAAGPEA from the coding sequence ATGACCGAGCCCTGGAACCCGACCGCCACCGGCGTCCTACGGCTGCCCTCCGGCCGCCTGGTCCGGGGCCGCGGCCTGCGCCGACCGCTTCCGGCCGACAGCTCGGTCCCGACGTACGGCGTGTATCTGCTCGGGAGGCGACCGCCCGAAGTCCCTTGGCCGGCACGGTGGTTGCGCTGGCCGGACTTCCGGCTGCCCGCCGACCGCGTCGAGGCGCGCGCCGTCCTGACGGAGGCCTGGCAGCGGTCGCTCACCGAGCGCGTCGAGCTCGCCTGCGGCGGCGGCCGGGGACGCACCGGCACGGCACTCGCCTGCCTCGCGGTCCTCGACGGGGTGCCGCCGGGGGAGGCGGTCGGCTACGTCCGCGCCCACTACGACCGGCACGCGGTGGAGACGCCGTGGCAGCGGCGGTACGTAGCGGGGTTCGGGCCGGTGTCAGGCGCGGCGGGCCCGGAAGCGTAG
- a CDS encoding class I SAM-dependent methyltransferase, which produces MPMNRAHRKLCSSEGWAQTTKDRILPWALEHVELGADVLEIGPGYGANLRVLVEQVEHLTAAEIDTETARLLQSQWGNRATVLHADGAELPLPDASFDSVVCFTMLHHVPTTDHQDRIFAEAFRVLRPGGTFAGSDSQPSFRFRVLHLRDTMNTLDPATLPARLERAGFTDATVDLHPESGGLRFRARRA; this is translated from the coding sequence ATGCCGATGAACCGAGCCCACCGCAAGCTGTGCAGCTCCGAGGGATGGGCGCAGACGACGAAGGACCGCATCCTCCCCTGGGCCCTCGAACACGTCGAACTCGGCGCGGACGTACTGGAGATCGGCCCCGGCTACGGCGCCAACCTCCGTGTCCTCGTCGAGCAGGTCGAGCACCTCACCGCCGCCGAGATCGACACCGAGACCGCACGGCTGCTCCAGTCCCAGTGGGGCAACCGGGCCACCGTGCTCCACGCGGACGGTGCCGAACTACCGTTGCCCGACGCGTCGTTCGACTCCGTCGTCTGCTTCACGATGCTGCACCACGTGCCCACGACCGATCACCAGGACCGCATCTTCGCCGAGGCGTTCCGCGTGCTGCGGCCCGGCGGCACATTCGCGGGCAGCGACAGCCAACCCAGCTTCCGTTTCCGGGTGTTGCACCTCCGGGACACGATGAACACCCTCGATCCGGCGACGCTCCCGGCCCGGCTGGAGCGGGCCGGTTTCACGGACGCGACGGTCGACCTGCACCCGGAGAGCGGCGGCCTACGCTTCCGGGCCCGCCGCGCCTGA
- a CDS encoding AraC family transcriptional regulator, with protein MSQNGQRGRHGGGGGRVFDTAIFVGQFAMPRGTAFGTHWHPVHQLACSERGLLRIRSEHGTWLLPPSLALWIPADVPHATESEGDAVMRSAYVDPVSCPHIDWRDPTVVAVTPLLRALVEHLDHTDLTPDARARAELVLLDELRPVPVTSVSVPQLRDPRARSVAEVLRAHPADGRTLAEHGGQVGASARTLARLFVAETGLGFGQWRERLRMQAALPFLAEGLPVEAVARRVGYASASSFTAAFHRVVGVTPRQYFPRQRWYWLRTS; from the coding sequence ATGTCGCAGAACGGACAGCGCGGGCGGCACGGGGGTGGCGGGGGCCGCGTGTTCGACACGGCGATCTTCGTTGGCCAGTTCGCCATGCCGCGCGGGACGGCCTTCGGTACACACTGGCATCCAGTCCATCAACTCGCCTGTTCCGAGCGCGGGTTGCTGCGCATCCGGAGTGAACACGGGACGTGGCTGCTGCCGCCGTCGCTGGCCCTGTGGATTCCGGCGGACGTTCCGCACGCGACGGAGTCCGAGGGTGATGCCGTCATGCGGAGTGCGTACGTCGACCCGGTGAGCTGCCCGCACATCGACTGGCGGGACCCTACGGTCGTCGCGGTCACCCCGCTTCTCCGGGCGCTCGTCGAACACTTGGACCACACGGACCTGACACCGGACGCCCGCGCGCGTGCCGAACTGGTGCTCCTCGACGAGCTGCGTCCGGTACCGGTGACCAGCGTGTCCGTGCCCCAACTGCGCGATCCCCGGGCGCGGTCGGTGGCCGAGGTGCTCCGGGCCCACCCGGCGGACGGGCGGACCCTGGCGGAGCATGGCGGTCAAGTCGGCGCAAGCGCCCGGACGTTGGCCCGTCTCTTCGTCGCGGAGACGGGCCTCGGGTTCGGCCAGTGGCGGGAACGGCTGCGGATGCAGGCCGCGTTGCCGTTCCTCGCCGAGGGCCTGCCGGTGGAAGCCGTGGCACGGCGGGTGGGGTACGCCTCGGCGAGTTCCTTCACGGCGGCGTTCCACCGGGTGGTCGGGGTGACGCCGAGGCAGTACTTCCCGCGCCAGCGGTGGTATTGGCTCCGTACTAGCTGA